From the genome of Mucilaginibacter paludis DSM 18603:
TGGCGCTGTTAAAGATGGTGTCTTTTATACTGTTTTTTAAATTAACATACAGCAAAGCATTTTTATAATCATTTTGGGTAGTGTATAAATTGCTCTTCATGGCATATGCATCCATCAGTAATTGCGGAATATTCAATGTCTTTGCCGTTTTTTCGGTTATTTGTGCAGCGGCTAATCCTTGTTTAAACTTTCTTTCAGGGAGATAAAGCGCCGCCAAGTCCAAATCACCACGGGCTACCTCTTCCTGCATATTGTATTTTTCTGCGATATTTAATGATCGTAACAAGTAACGCTCCGCTACATTCATGCTCCCCTTCATTTGGTAGGCAGAACCCAGGTTTTGCAGGGTAAGAACCAATATTGATGAGTCTTTTTCGTTTTTGCGTAAGTAGAGGCACTTTAAAAGATAGGCTATGCCCGAATCCGGCTGATGGTATTGCCTGAAGGCGTTTCCTGTATTATTTAACGATTGCGCAATCAATCGCTTATCGCTGAGCTTTAACCTGATTGATAACGCCTTCTTATTATACAGAATGGCCTTGGGGAATTCACCTAATGATGAAAAGCAGGACGCTATGGTTTTATATGCATTGGCCAGGTTAGCTTTATCGCCCGCCCCTTCAAAAAGTCTAGCCGCAAGCAGGCAATAACGGATAGCGTTATCATATTGCGAAAGTTGTATCTGGCACATACCAATATTGAGGTATGAGGTAGCCATACTTGTAAGTTTATGCTCCTTTTGATAATACAGCGCCGAGCTTTTATACTTTTGTATAGCCTGTTGGTACCGGGCGGTACTATGATCAATCAGGCCGGCTATCATCCATGAATCGCCCATCAGCGAATCAATATTGAATTTTTCGGTAAGCTGAAGTGAGTAATTGATATACAAACCGGCCGAATCATATTGCCCGCCCGACCAATATAACCGGGCCATTAATGTCGCGCTTTTAATTTCCGCGGTCCGGTCGTCCTTTTTCTTGGCGAAGAGGTATATCCGCCGGATTCTTGTTATGCCAGCGTCTGGGTTTTTACTGTATAATTTCAGAGCTTTAGCCAACAAACTATCTGTACTTTCCGAATGGGTTTCAGCGTAAGATGAGTGGTATTTTAACAATAAAATAATGTATAGAAAAAGGGAAATGCCGCTTTTAATTGTCCGCATATGAGTATATTTATAGGCCAATGCATGTTCACAGGCAAGCTTTTATCCTAAGCTAACATTTTTTTATCAATAGTGAATTTAATGAAATTAAATAAATGCTTTTTTTTGTTCCTGGTAACATTAGCCATCCAGATATCGCCGATTATGGGCCAAAATTTAGCCCTTATACAAAAAGCGGGTTCCTTAAGTTACCAAGGCAAATTTAACGAGGCGTTGCCCCTTTTTAATAAAATGCTGGACTCGCTAAAAGCCGAGGCCGATAAAGACCCTGGAAAAAAGCAGGAGTACCTGATATGGCTCCAAAACAAAGGACTCATATATGAGCACATGGGCGATTTTTCGACAGCGGAGCAGATATACCAACAGATTATTTTAGAGGAAATCAATTTAAAAAATGATTTAGACAACGGCTATGAACGACTTAGGGTACTTAACCTGCTATCGGGTTTATATGAGAAAATGGGCAATAACGAAGGGGCCGAAGCTATTTTGGAGGATTTGGTTTTTTCCGAATATGCTAATTATAAAGAGTCTGATGAAAAGGGTCAGTTTTTTGAATTTTATACCAGACTGTACAACAGCGATGCCAAATCGAAAGCCGGCCTTGATCAAATGTTCGCCATATATGGGATAAGCCCGCAGCTTACAGAACCTAAAAAAGCGGAGGCATCTACAGGATCTGACTCATCAGCTTTATCTAAAAAACTAGCGAAATTTTGGGCGTACTACTTACGGTTAAAAGCTGCTGCTACTGATACGGCATCGGGCGTAAACGCCGGTTATTTAACCATGATGTTCCCATTCAAAAGTCAGAATATATATACGCAGGTGTTTACACCGCCGACTGCAGAACAACTGAACACTTTAAAAGAAGGCAAAGAAAAGTTTGGCGGCGGCAGATCCGGACTGATTTTTAACGACCCATGGAACGAAGTACAAAGATTATTTATACTATACAAAAAATTAAATAATTATATCGCTGCCGAAGCTTTGATAAAGCAGGCTATTGCAGTTGATGACAAAAAGCCCGACGGAGGCGATCAAACTATGAATGGCTTGGTAAATATGTATCTCAAGGCCCCCATGACTGGCGAAGTTATGAAACAGGCCGGTATAAAAAATGATGTTGCAGCCAATATGAACCAAATACTCAATGTAAATAATCGGTACCAGGGCACGGATATTTTTTATATACAAAATAAAGCTTTGCTGGCAGGGCTTTATAAAGATACTAGGCAAAACGCAGAATATACTTTGTTAAGTGATACGATTTATACCTTATGCCAAAAATTAGATACCGTCTCCAATCCACTGATAGCAAGCCGTCTGGCCGATACTTACACCGCAATTGGTAAATATGATGAAGCCCTTTCATCGTATAAAAAAATAATAAACTATCATAAAACCCAATCCGGCAATAATATCGTTTCATCGCAGCTATATTGGGCCGCATTATTGCACAGCGCACAATTGTACAAACAGAAAGGTAATTACGAAGCCGCTAAAGCCGATTTACTTGAGGCGCTGGTATACGATAAAAAAATATCGGGAGAGAAATATATTGATCACATGGACCGGGTGATAGCGTTGGCCCAATTACACGACGACACGCGCGATTTTAAATTGGCCGAGCAATATTGTGCCAGGGTTTTAGAATCGGTAATGAACACCATACGCGATAACTTTAGTTTTTTGAGCGAGCGCGAAAAAATGTCACTCATTAATAATGAGATCTCGGCTTTTGATTTTTCGGCATCCCTGATGTTACATGATCCAAAACCCTCCGATAAATTTATAACGCAGGTGTATAATCAGCAGTTGGATCTGAACGGACTTGTTTTAACCGATGAGCAGAAGGTTTTTGAAAATATACGTAAGAATGGAAACCCGGTGTTAAAAAAACTTTTAACTGAATGGCAGAGTAATAAAAAAGCGATCGCCTGGCAATACAGTCAACCGGCAGCGGTTTTTAAAAACCATACTATAGATAGTTTAAATACTATTGCGAATGAACAGGAAAAAAAAATCAACCTGTTATCAAACGCTTATTTAAATAACAATAAGAACCGGCATACAGATTTTAGTGAGATACGAAAAAAGTTAGGTAATGACGAAGCAGCAATAGAATTTACCCATTTTAAATATTACAATAAACAATGGATGGATTCTACCTATTACGGTGCATTTATTGTGCTTGCTAATGATTCTGTACCACATTTTGTGCCACTTTGTGAGGAGAGGAAATTAGCGGGACTGTTGCAAAACGACAACAGTTCGTCTAAGCAATTTATTGAGAAATTATATGGCAACGGTATTAATCCGGCAGGTAACACCATTTCTGGCAGGCGGAGCGATTTGCTGTATCAATTGGTGTGGCAACCACTTCAACCCTTTTTAAAAGGTATAAATAAAATTTACCTAGCTACCGCAGGTTTGCTTTCCCGTGTGAGTTTTAATGCATTGCCCGGCGATAACGACCAATACCTGTTTGATAAATATGAAATAAGGCAATGCAGCAGTATACGCCAAATTGTAGAGCAAGTGATACCGGGCCAGATACCAGTAGGAGCATATGCCGTTCTATTTGGCGGCATTGATTACGGAACTGCAAGTGAAGGCAAATTCTGGGGGCCGCTATCTACCACTTTAGATGAGGTAAACTATATTAATACGCTGTTGGCGGCAAATAACATAAAAACAATTTTGCTTACCAATACAGCTGCAAGCGAAGAAAATTTAAAACAGCTAAGCGGGCATTCGCCGTACGTTTTGCATATGGCAACGCATGGTTTTTCAAGACCATTGTTGGATACAGCAACCAAGAATAGTTTTT
Proteins encoded in this window:
- a CDS encoding tetratricopeptide repeat-containing sensor histidine kinase; translation: MRTIKSGISLFLYIILLLKYHSSYAETHSESTDSLLAKALKLYSKNPDAGITRIRRIYLFAKKKDDRTAEIKSATLMARLYWSGGQYDSAGLYINYSLQLTEKFNIDSLMGDSWMIAGLIDHSTARYQQAIQKYKSSALYYQKEHKLTSMATSYLNIGMCQIQLSQYDNAIRYCLLAARLFEGAGDKANLANAYKTIASCFSSLGEFPKAILYNKKALSIRLKLSDKRLIAQSLNNTGNAFRQYHQPDSGIAYLLKCLYLRKNEKDSSILVLTLQNLGSAYQMKGSMNVAERYLLRSLNIAEKYNMQEEVARGDLDLAALYLPERKFKQGLAAAQITEKTAKTLNIPQLLMDAYAMKSNLYTTQNDYKNALLYVNLKNSIKDTIFNSAKNKIISELEIKYQTVQKEKDIAALSTQNRLGDKIVLQQKRLIIIFIAASLFLLILSAAAYNSYHLKNKANQRVQTLMRELHHRVKNNLQILSGLFTMQIGELNDESIRNALRENELRLTSMNLVHNKLYQDHNNTQIAMKEYLGSLLLHIKESFGKGADIALKVDVENIELEADKAVALGLIVNELATNAFKYAFDGNAGELYLCLGLQGKSKLLFQLSDNGKGIHHNSSAKNTSFGLKLVNLMARQLDTSLTVQNMNGTSYQMEIPV
- a CDS encoding CHAT domain-containing protein encodes the protein MKLNKCFFLFLVTLAIQISPIMGQNLALIQKAGSLSYQGKFNEALPLFNKMLDSLKAEADKDPGKKQEYLIWLQNKGLIYEHMGDFSTAEQIYQQIILEEINLKNDLDNGYERLRVLNLLSGLYEKMGNNEGAEAILEDLVFSEYANYKESDEKGQFFEFYTRLYNSDAKSKAGLDQMFAIYGISPQLTEPKKAEASTGSDSSALSKKLAKFWAYYLRLKAAATDTASGVNAGYLTMMFPFKSQNIYTQVFTPPTAEQLNTLKEGKEKFGGGRSGLIFNDPWNEVQRLFILYKKLNNYIAAEALIKQAIAVDDKKPDGGDQTMNGLVNMYLKAPMTGEVMKQAGIKNDVAANMNQILNVNNRYQGTDIFYIQNKALLAGLYKDTRQNAEYTLLSDTIYTLCQKLDTVSNPLIASRLADTYTAIGKYDEALSSYKKIINYHKTQSGNNIVSSQLYWAALLHSAQLYKQKGNYEAAKADLLEALVYDKKISGEKYIDHMDRVIALAQLHDDTRDFKLAEQYCARVLESVMNTIRDNFSFLSEREKMSLINNEISAFDFSASLMLHDPKPSDKFITQVYNQQLDLNGLVLTDEQKVFENIRKNGNPVLKKLLTEWQSNKKAIAWQYSQPAAVFKNHTIDSLNTIANEQEKKINLLSNAYLNNNKNRHTDFSEIRKKLGNDEAAIEFTHFKYYNKQWMDSTYYGAFIVLANDSVPHFVPLCEERKLAGLLQNDNSSSKQFIEKLYGNGINPAGNTISGRRSDLLYQLVWQPLQPFLKGINKIYLATAGLLSRVSFNALPGDNDQYLFDKYEIRQCSSIRQIVEQVIPGQIPVGAYAVLFGGIDYGTASEGKFWGPLSTTLDEVNYINTLLAANNIKTILLTNTAASEENLKQLSGHSPYVLHMATHGFSRPLLDTATKNSFSDGNSFVLADDPMLRSGIILANANNVWSGGKPVEGKEDGIVTAYEIANLDLNGTELVVLSACETALGDIRNAEGVFGFQRAFKLAGVHYMLLGSWDLPATETDQLMRDFYTDIFKGASIYPAFKEAQSKLRKNNPPYKWAGMILTE